TTAGTTGCTGTTGATGGCCTCCAAATCAATTACCCTTCAAACAACCTGCTGGCTCTGGTTAATTTCAGAAGACAACCTATCCTAATCAGCTTCGGAAATTTGCCTGCAACTTCTGAAATCAACACTTCCGCTGCGCAACTCTAAAACCACAAATTCAGAAGACAACCTGTTCTAATCAGCTGTTGATTGAATCTGTTCGGTCTCCAAATTCACCAGAATTCAGTTACTAAAATTGCTTCGATAAATTGCCAAGACCTACTGATAATCGATCGCTTCCAATCCACAACCTTAGCAGCTTCAAGTTTAGCCAATCTAAAGTCACTGGAATCTAAATTCAGCAAACTACTCCGCCTCGATCACTGCTAAGATCACTTGAGAGCTGCCTGACTCACCGCCTAGGGGACGATCGGCTCCGTTACAGTACTTCAAAGTTGCCTCCAGATCTCAAATGAAAGTCACCGTTGGAAATTAATAACAGAGAAGTATCGTTCCACTCGCCGGAATTCCACCAGATCGCCGAAATTCACCCCTAGACCGTTTCCAATCGCACCTTCCTTCCCACCTCGGTCACATGCAGTGACCTAGACCTGTTCCGAGAGTCGCTTGCCTTGCGTTGCCTGCAATTCCGACCCTTACTGATTTACCAAGGACCATCGGATCTGTTGTAGCTAAGTTGTCACGATCCTGCTTTGTTGCAGTCTTCCTAAGGATACGATTGGTTTTTGTGGCTGCCAAAAATCAATCTGAATATGTTGATCACTGTCGGAACTCTCCCAACCCGCGTTGTCTTCAATTCCAAGCCGAAATTGCTTTGATCGGCTTCGCCTTCCCCATCCGAGTTCAACTCCAGCTTGCAACTGGCCGCTATCTACTCACAACCAACACCAATTAAGATCCGCAATGGATTcaccacccaatcaccgtccacttCAGCTTGCATCATCGGAAATCGCTGCTTCTTCCCAAACTTATTGCCGAGGATTGTCGAAATCACCGCCACTTCCGAAAACGCCTACTGCCTTGATCAGTTCTGCAATCTATCGTCTGAACTCACCTGCTGCTACCGGATTCCGTAGTAGCCTTCAAATTTCGAGAATCAACCTCCGCGAGACAGCAGATATCGATCCGTTAGAGATTAATCAATAAAGAAAGTCGTCGAGGaatggtggctctgataccaaatgttatgaccctagggtttggttagggagagagagagagagaacttggAGGGAGACAGCAAGAATAGAAGTGGAATAGAGAGGAAGGGAGAGAAGAGCACAAAGATGCGAGAGAGAAATCTTAGAGAGAACTGAAGAGAGAAAAgcattcaatcaattattacttAATATCCTCCAAAAGAGCCTCTCGGGTAGCTTATATAGCTACTCTCATTGTTAGTGCTTTCAGTTATCATTTGTAACTAAAAGTATTACAACTTCTCATCTAAAACAGAAATGTAACTAAatgaatacaagaaaaaatacaaatcagTAATTGCCGCATGCTTAATGACCGTTGtatcctagggtcatgacactaaccttcaccataataatcctatctcctattctctttacatccactacctcatctactaagcttttatccataataatccccactccatttttcgctcgatcatttcctgtgtaccatattttatatccaatttttgataaaatttttgtttttttccctacccatctcgtctcttgaaggcacataatattaatttttctcataatcatcacatctaccacttccataactttgcctgttaatgtttctatgttccatgacccaatccttaatctatgattttgtttttggccttgactttgaatttgattttgttttttattttgattttgttttttattttggttttgattttgattttgtactagcttctttacccacatctgtccaagcaaatgcggggaCCTTTGTTCATTTGtaactacatccgggcgccgatgcagtgGCCCTAGCTCAATTCAAAGAATAAAGGGAGACATGTTATGAAGGAATCAATTCAaagaataaaatcttatttttcattaactctatattttcttaaaatttcttTGCTACCAAAGCCTTTTTGCGTGGGAAGGTTTACAAGCTAGTTAAGACCCTCCTAGGTGTCAGGTAGGGTGGCCAACCACTTATATCAGCAGTAGGAAAATGAGCTGAATTCCTATTTCAATAATGTCTATCCCTTCCAGACCAGAAGTTCAAAACATATTGGTAAACAATGGGTTCAGCATCGCCACTTGTTAAGAATTTTTAGCAATAAAAACCAGAATATCTCTCCAGTTTTTTGTAAAATAAGCAAAATTTCAAGAGCACTGGAGCAGCAATTATGTTCTCCCAACATTAGGTACTACTCAGCCTAAGACCACATGCATTCTCTGGGCTTACGCAATTATGTTACTAAGCCTTCCATGGACATCTGAGACCACcgtttattataattaattaatttgtcaaAAAGACAATGAAGAAGATTTACGGGTCAGTAGAAGCTTACCTTAGCAGCATAGCAAGATGCTTTAAAAAGCATGCTATCATCAGTAATTTGACCCTTTTCCTGTAATCTTCTTCTGATCTGCTCTCTTGCCCCAATGTAAGTAACACCATATACTGAAGTCATCACTGTCTGTTTCACTAGCTTTCTATCCACCTGAAAGCTAAAATGGTTAAAAGGTCATTAACTAGATTTAATAATCCTATAAAGACAACACTATCATAAGTCAGAAGTATCTAGCCAAAGGCcaacagaagaagaaaacaacctGTCCAATTAAGAGTTTGGCTAGTAAAGCACTTGGATTGGTTGCAGGATCTTTATTGCTGTCCCTTTCCATGATGTCATGTACCCTGACAGATAAAAGTTTCTATTTTAAGAGTTTTCCCATGCAATAAAACATATCAAAACAATTAgtgtaaataaaagaaataaaaaattcccAAAACCACCCTAAATAGCACTGAGCATCCCTTCTTAATAGAGAAAATGTCACACATATCAGACATTCCCTGCCATTTATGTGCTGCATAAAAAGTTAACAAAAATGTGTGGATATTAGCATGTTGAGGataaaataccaattttgaCCTTGCACGCAAACATTTGTTTATTTACCTTCATATTTATGTTGTGATGACaagaaaacttgaaaaaaagAAGACCATATAAGCAATGAAAACACACCTTCTGACCctacctttcttctttttcttcatacGGATCTAAGTTCAGGCTGACCCAGATCAAACCTAGATATTGCTGAAACCTAAATTAGGGTTCAATCGAACTTGAATATAGATGgtgaacaagaaaaagaaagtccTGGACTCAATAGGTATGGTTCACTGGCTCTGCAACCAGATCTAGATTTCAGCCAGTAAATTAGTGGTTTATCAGACAGATagagaagaggaaggagaagactAAGAAAGTCATGGGCTGGCAGATCTAGGCTTGCCAGCTGCACAATCAGATATGGGTTCTGGCCATCTAACTCACTAGTTCACCAGCCAGGGATGGCAAAGAAAAGGAACaaggagaaatcaaaatttaagtgaagACTTAGTTACAAAATAGGCTACCATAATACAAGGGAAAATCAGTAATTTCACATCATAGCTCTAATAGAGGCACTCTGATAGGAAAGGGATAGAAAAAGAATCATGCTTCCCATTTTATTTGCTCAGTGGAGGAGGAAAGGGAAGGGTAAGAAAGGGGTTGTCTATTAACTCatccaaaaaccaaaaaaaaaaaaatagtaaatgaaAAACGTaactaatttatcaaattttccCAAAGATACCCATATAAGGCATCCTTTGGAGGGAAGGTAACCCTCCCTCTTTTCCTAAAACCCCCTCCCTTCTTTGCCTCATTCTTTAGAAACTCTCTTCATCCATGTCCTTTTCCTTCCCCCTTTTATTCCCCTTAATGTCCTTCCACAAGACAGAAACCATCTTTCATTTTTGACAGTATCTGCAGAAATAGCTATTTATATGAACTTCCCGTAACAAATGCTTCACAGATCAGATGTTTAACACATGATGGATATTGTTATACCTAGCAGCTATTTCAGAGTAAACATCAGCAGGTTTCTCTCCAGCAACCAAGTTGACGGCAGCTGCTTCCATCTGTAGAAACAGAACCCTCATACAAATGGCAGAGTATATGAAtgcattcaaaaaaattatcaatgcAATCAACAGTAACTGAAGATAAATGAACTAGAAAAATTTGGCACCAGATATGAATGAAGGCTGAGGTTAGATCTCAATGGCCTCATAAACATAACACGTGGACATATGCGTACCAAGAAGCAACACAAAGATGAtcatataacaacaacaacagcaacatATGAAGGCTTACTCCCACTATGCAGTATGCAAGAATGATCATTGTATTTAGCAAAATGTTTGAACTGCAAACTTACAGCATCTCTTCCCAGGGCTGCATAGTGCTGTAGGCCATTGCATGAACCATCCTGAAAAGATAATGTGAAACGTGATCAAAGAAGAAACCAAATAATATTAGCCTGCtgtaaggaaaaaaagaaaatcctattaactaaaataaacccTAAAACATGCCACAGTTCAGGATATgcaattaaaacaaattaaaaccaTTCCTCCATTTACAAACTACAAACACAAATTCATGGATACAAATTCTGCACGAGAACTGCCTAGTGGCATTAGAGATATGGGAAGGAAGAGTCCAAGCCTCAATAGAATCCAAAGCATCAATTTCCcaaatggaaaaaaagaaaaaagttgttCAACATACTTAAATGGTGTAAATAAAGGTCAAATTGCTGTATCTTTCTGCTTCATATTTTAAAGGGTGTGCTATTTTTCAATTTACTCTTCCACCGAAATTGATGCATTTCCCTAGTTACAACTTAACAGCTACATGAAGTGGATGCCTCTGATCATGCTCCATCAACTATTGAGGTCAACAACCAAAGgacattattttttgaattatttctaGCAGAATTTGGAGCATCTAGCTGGTTCTGTACTTTAAGTTCATTGAATGTTTCACCTTGATTGATCTTAGCAAAAAGAAATTGTTTCACCTGAGGAGAGGGCAGCAATTGGAAGCAGACCCACTTGCACCTATGTTCTTTGTACAAACAAGCCTGAGGACAATTGCAGCATCTCCTCAGGTTCAAACAAAGCATTTGAATGTAGTTTCAGACGATACAGTAACCTAAGGCTACGgtgcataaaatatttagcaCATATTTCAGTTTTTTGTAATACATCTCAGTTTGTTAGCGGCTACAGTAAACTGAGCTACAATTGGCCTTGCttctacaaatatttaattgctaaaacatgttttctcaaaaataaagcATCACTgaacaatttaattaaaatatttttcagctCGCATAACCCAAAAATGTTTCTTTTAAGAACCTTAAGGGTCAATAGAACTTGTACCTGATGAATAGGCAGGTGGGAGATGACAGTATATGGTGATGAGCTCTTTAAGGCTTCTGACAGATTAATACAAGCCGCCAAACATTGAAAAGGATCTTCAGCAGTTAACCACCACTGATTTCCATTAAGTGGGTTGTCTGCTGAATCTAGTACATCATCCAGATGATTTTCCACAAATGCTAGTCGCCCATCATAAGAAAGCTTTTCAACACCACCTGCATAGAGGTTTGCCAAGTGTATCTTCAGCCAACGTAACCCAGACTTGCCTAATGGTTGTCCTTCTGCAAACTCAAGAACTCCTCGGCAGAGATCAGAACTCAGATGATTCAAATGTGGATGCATAGGATAAGCACGACCCCTGAAATCCAGATTGTGGGGATAGTAAAAGCCTTCCTCATCTCTCATTTTCCGAGCCACCTGtttcaaatatttattcttAGAACTCATTCCTACGGAATGAAACCTTAGGCATACAATCTGAATGTGTCCCTTCAAGATTCTGGCAAAgtgaatatttatataaacaagCTGTCTCACGTGTTAACCAAGCCACCAAGATAGCCTCAAAGCAGCCTGATAAAAGTCTTTTAATGTTCAAATTAGCTAGTAACCCAAAACTTACAGTTGCCTTCCAGTGGAAAATGTAAATATGAATTACACTACTTCTAAAGCAGTGACTTCACtaaattgatgagaaaattcCCCAAGATGTTTTCCCTGGAAGGTGAATTAATCCCCAAGAGGCAGTACAACATAATAAGACAATAAGATGTTTAACTCTTCAAATATAAAGACAACTTACAGAAAGTTTAAGTTCAGTATCACATCGTTGAGAATGCAACTCttggttaatttttttggcCTTCCTCACACTCCATTTCCATTTCCTAATGTCTGCAAAATCATCTGAGTGCGGCCTCTCAGGTATGGAAACCTACAAGTAAATAAATAACACAAGCTTGATTACATGAGCTATAGATGAAGAATGCTAGTTTAACATATCCATCCGTAAAACTAGTCCAACCAGGAGTAAGACCCATACAACAGGCCAGAAGAATTGCAGAAGAGAATCTTTGGATAATCGTTCTGGATAGCAATGAAAAATGGCAGCTACTGAATGGGAAAATTTCAGAGATATAATCTTCTAATCAGATTACTGGCAGTTTCCCATTTGATGACAGATAAACAAAAACTGTCAAGATGCTCTATAGTGATGATCTGCATATTCAAAACATGCCATGGACTTGGTATTGATGGTAGACCACTCTCACAGATCATCCAAAGAACTTTCATGGGAAGAGGAGTTGCTTTAAAGAGATATTTCAAGATGCACTCACATCTTCGCGATCAACAAGACCACCAATGTCGCCACCGCCAGCCCAAATACTCTCCACCACACTCAAAACTCTTCTGTTAATTCTCCACTTGGTACTTCCCAGAGTATCCAGGGCCTGCAATTTGAAATCAATGTATTTGTAATCAACTAGACACAGTAGAGGAACACTAATGCTTTTATCCAGCTAATAACAGTTATTTAAACAAGCAAGTTACAATAGTGATTTGAGTACAAATAATGATATACTGTGACACACATGGTATATATCAAGTATTCAAATTATGCAAAAATAAGTACCATCATGATTTCACTGGATTTTAGGACTAACATTATGATCATTTAACAATTCTCAAGCTAGTGCATCCAACAAAAACCATATAGATAATAAACAGTGatccaggaaaaaaaaaatcaaatcatagaACACTAATGTAATGCTTTTTTCTTCAATAGATAAACAAGAGACCACAAAGAGGGGGAACTCTTTACAAAATGCATTAGAGCAGTGCTTATAGACAGCCTAGACTTAAGATATAtgggagaaagaagagagaatgaaaaagTTCATTTACTAGACTTAAGATAtatgagagaaagaagagagaataaAAAGGCTAGGTCTTTAAAAGCTGCAATCTGattagcacaaaaaaaaaaacctacatTACTGATAGggatttatttatcttgttttgaGATTACTTATCTTGTTTTGTATTGATTTACCACAGTTGTTTAGATGATAGAAttatatttgaggaattaaatagagttttacttgatttaaagattagaattatattttgattagattGTTATCTTTTACGTATGTTTATAAGGCACATAATGTAAAAATAAAGCACTGTTAGAACAAATGCAAAATATGACAAACAAAGAGATGCGATGAAGGGAAGAGAAAACTCAGAAAATGGGCAAAATTGGAGGCACACTTTTTCAGTCAATGGAATAGACAGGAAATAATCTTAAAACTAGCAGctctatcttcttttttttttttttttttttttggtggggaggggggggggggggtattatTCGTTGTGGGGCTTAGGCCCAGTAGGTATTTCCTCAGGTTTTCTTGTTCTGCCATTAagagaaagataagagaaaatatgGATTACAAAATGCGTACCAAGGGAATTTGAGTCACCATAACAGGCACATAATGTATTGAGAAAATTCAGCTTTTGATGATTGAATAATATGATTTCCCCTTTGCTATGTTCTTCTCCCTagcttctctcttctcttctcttctctctcagcTTTTCTCTTCTCCTTGCTTCTTTCTTCCtaatctcttctctttcttatcaACTTTCTGCAGTATCATTGTTGTCCCATCATATTTGGTACTATAAttgtatttgtttaattaaacaTTATCCGACATGATTTGGCTGAAAAATACATGATTTCTTATGTTCAAAAGTGAACACACTGCACTCACATGGTTTAAATTGAACTGCAAAAATGGACAAACTGAAATCTTTTTGCTatttgaaaagataaaaaaatgccCTACATGTTAAATGTCTCAGATAATCTTGAGTTCATATACATTCATTTTGACACTTATCTATCACTAGGAAGTTAATTGAAAACATATACCCCAGAACCTCTCGAAGGTCGATTGTCAATGTTTAAACTTCAAACCGGGAGcctataataattaataaagtaaaGAAATATATCAACTATCAACAGGAAGGCCACTATTCACAACAAGCAACTCTCAGTACTTCTTGAAGAAACTCCTGAAACATAATCCAAGGATGATAAGCAACTGAAATTTCTCCAATGTGCAGTTCAAGTTACAGGCAGGACCCTAGCACAAAATTTTACAAAGCCAGCTTTCTACCCATCTCTTCTGAATGGGGGCACCACAGTCACATGAAGTAAAAGACCAAAAAGCAAGAAACCTACACAGCCAGAAGCTTGCCCATtgtataaaattcttaaaagtgAGAGTGTCATCCTcaatcaaaaagaaaatctttCGGTTTCTTCTTATCCTGTTCACAACAAGTAGTCAACATCTTAATTGGCTCATAGAAAATATCACTTGCAGCCTTGTTCAAACATTAAAATCTCAACACAGATCAACTGAGAGATTATCATAATGTCTAGTCAATTATGCAAAACAATCTGTTCCCAAGAAAACTGAGCAACATAAGCTAGCTGGCAACTATGGATTTGCCCCACTTGTAAGGCAGATATCAAAagtaaaagggaaaaaagataCATTTTGACATTCAATTTTTACCTCATATACTTTCTGCATTTGTTTTGCTGTGGCACTCTTAACAGCTTCTTGTTGCCGCCTGGATCCATGAGTACGCATAAGATAAGAAGGTAAGAACAGGTATCCCCCTTTGTCATACCTGGAAGAAGTGTTGTAAGAAATACAAGTAAATTCTGGCTGAGAGCAGGGCTATCCACATTTTATTGAGTTCAATGTAATATTTCTTCACAATTACAGTCTATTTTTTCCAACATTATAGACTTTTAAAGAGGTCAAGATAAAGGCAGTCAGTTTATCATAACAAATAAGTGTATTAACAACCCTGAAAAAGACCACATGAAAAGCCAGGTGAACATCATGACATGTTGAGTTCATATCATACCCTTTCCATTTCTTTGGAGGCACCAACATTGGCACATAAGGAATGATCATATGCCTAGCCTGCATGCAGGAAAAATGGGAAGATTAGACATAAAGTGGGAagtcaaaaagagaaaaagaaaaaaaaaaaaaaaaaggcaaaaacaAGCACTCGTTTTTCTTATTGCATATTTGGAAGTTATAATGATGCAAAAGATGTGTATCAGTTAAATAAATACACGTCAACATTTATTCCCTCGGTTAACAtgtgaaataatatatatcaggAAAGAACCAGTGCATTTCAACATGGATATCTATCTCCTGACAGATCACTAATAAGGACTTATAAGAGGCACATATATTTCCACAACAGTGCATCTAAATCAACATTAGGGGAATCATTTAGTATACGAGCAATCATTGTCATTCAAACAAACAAGATTTCTTAGACTAAGATGCAAATACATATTACAGAAACCAATCAAGCAGAAAAGATGAGATGTTAACTTACAGTTCTATCCAATCCTGTGAGGACTAGAGGATCACATTCTATAACTCCATACCTCTTGACAATCTTCTGCCTACAAGGAGCAAACAACAGAACAGACTCATCATGTTGCAAGGATATAATAAAGCAGAAGCATGCCACAAACCATCCTCCATGAACCTGCACTATTATGTTATGTATATTACTTTGATAactttaataaaatacttaaattgCTAGGATACATTCTAAAAAGTAGCATATaactttaataaaataattaaattactaGGATGCATTCCAAAAAGTAGCATCACATAAACAAACATAGGAACTATCAAGCATCcagagaaaaacaaaacaaatttgcCACACCAAAAATTGGTTAATGATCTAATTGTCCAAATATTGGCATCATGAACAATGCGTTAAGAGGGAAGGTGTCCTGTTCTTTGAAGATAAACTGATGATGCACAACCAGACTAACATGCTCACCCAACGTCATTTGTAATTCTGAATAGGTGCCTAAATGCAGGTCGAATATCAGGTGGGCAATCTGCTGACTGGTCAACTGGACGCTGCACATAAGCTGTTTCCATTAATAACTCTATCAGACGGCAACCCAGCTGCATCACATTAGGAAAATTAAAACTATAGACATAATATATTCACCCatcaattattaatattagCAGGAAGAAAACTTAAGGCTGCAAACCTTAGCCTGTGTGTCACGGCCCCAAGGCTTTATTTCTTCGTTCTGCACCAGCTTTTGCACCTCAATTAACCTTttccttttaattaaattttttactcgTTTCCTTAGTATCTCAGCATCCTTACTGAAGCGTTCAGTAGTTGGAGCTACAATCTTCTTTCTCCTGTACATCTTTGTTTTCTCCAAGAAACCATGAATCCTGATCTGCACTAAATGTGACAACAACAATGGTGTAGATGGATTTATAATTAACCCAAAACAAGTGAGATCACATTGCTTGAAAATCCTGTAACAAACTGACTCACTAATTCAGGACAACTTGCAATAGGTGTAACATACAAATCATACACGAGCTAACAATGAATGTCAATTCTGATGGAAATCATGGAACAGAGTGTACGGGGCACCATCCAATGCAAACCAGACTTGATTTTGCACTACACCATATGTGAACCCACTAAAAGAATTTAGACAGATGATAAAAACAAGGCTAACTGGATTTGAGTACAATAATGGTTACATGAAATAACTATGTAGAGCATATACACAAACTTATTTAATCAATATCATTCTAAATGTGTGAAGTCTAGCAGTTTAACTTGGAATCTCTCAATCAATAGTGAGCGCACAACTGCTTCTCTTACTTGTCTTCCGTTATTAATCCTTATCACATGAATAACCTTTAAGGAATCAGTTATTTTTAAGCAAAAATCAAGTAAAGCAAACAAGTGTTTTCACTACACTATGTGTTAACTCACTGAAAATAATTAGAAAGTTGTTGAAGACAAGGAAGACAAAAAGGATTTGTGGTATACCAAAGGATCTGAAGAACTAAATAGAATAGATACACAAACTTATTTAATCAATACAATTCTGAATATGTCAGCTCTAGCAGTTTAATTGGAATCTCTCAATCTGATGGAGAGCCCACAACCAATTTTATTGCTTCCCTTTCCATCTATATGGCATTAATTATTACCACATGAATGAACTTTAAGAAACTAAGCAggggaaataaaaataaaaaaccaataGTCTTTAAGAAACCAATCTTAAATGACAGCAGCTAAAGTAATACTGGATACATCTATAaagcagaatttttttttataaaaatactacaTTTCTAAagcttatttaaaaaattaaaactttccaaactatttataaaaatactagaATAATAGGTAAGGACTGTAAAACTCCTTACCTATTATTCAGATTGGACACAAATTCATATTACAAATGGTAAGTACTCATATGGAGACAATTACacacaggggaaaaaaaaaaaaccttcctaactatatattttgtatgaaaGAAACTACCTCTATATTTTGTTTGACTATCTATATTTCTTGTACACGGTTTTCTACATGCCCCCTCAAACTAGGCTATAAATATTAAGGAAGCGCACCTTGGATCTTCACACCTTCAAACTAAGTCTTGGGTAGATTCTTGTCcaccttcaatttttctctttatgaagtgtttgtttatttaggtCACTTTGAACATATTGAGTTGTTGTCAATATCTAATTAGAAGACTAAGATATTGAGTAACTGAGAGGTCTACTTGACAACGCCTATGCAGTGTCTTTTGTGTTGGAATACGTCTCATTTGTGACATACTAGATTTCTTGTGTCGTCTCATGGAGGATGAAATTTACTCCGATTTGATGTGTCTTCAAGGTCAGAATACTTCTCCTTTGTGGCATTCACTCATGTAATCTTGTGGAGGATGAAATTTGCTCCGACTTGCTATGTCTTCAGGGTCGGAATACTTCTCCTTTGTGGCATTCTCTTGTGGCATCTTATAGAGGATGAAATTTACTATGACTTCATGTGTCTTCACTTACAGTAGATTAATTTTATGACATGAGACTTCTTGGCTCTTCTTGGTTGAGTCCTTGTGAATCACCCTCTTAGGGTATTTGGCAATGTCGGCAAATGCCTTGATGTGAGACTTCTTGGCTCCTCTTAGCTAAGTCCTTGTGAATCACCCTCTTAGGGTATTTGGCGATGTCAGCAAATGCCTTGACATAAGACTTCTTGGTAGTCCTCTTCGCCTTCTCTGGTGTGAGTGACCGTTTGTCTTCTCTATGAGGAAGACCAATGCGACTCTTGGCCTGCGACCAACCGCCTACATCTACCATCTTCGATGCCAAAGTGCGGCTTTGTGCTACGCCATTTTATCCTCTCAGACAACGGCAATGGTTGTCCAGGGTTTTGTGCTATAAACCCTTTTGTCTTCCCCGTCGATCTCCATTCTGCGACCCTTCACTTTCTCCGATGCAACTTCGTGACTATGGTCGATTATCCATTTGATGGTGACAGTTGTGAATGTGGTTAAGGGCAACAACGACAATGATGGTTGCGGCTATAGCTACGGTGATGGCaaacaaagaagaaggagatgggCAATGGCCGACaatggcaatttttttttttttttctgctctctctccctctgaaCTCTCCATCTcactactctgataccatgaagaagttcGGATTGTAAAACTCTTTAGTTATTTTCGGATTTGACACAtttatattacaaatgataactGCTCATATGGAGATAGTTACatagaaaaaaagaatagcCTAACTGTATATTTAGTGTGAAAGAAACTACCTCGATATTTTGCCTAACTGCCTAACTGTCTATATTTCTTGTACATAGTTTTCTACAGTTGAAGTGCAAAAGTGCAAGCACCATGGGATCTCACTCCTCATGGTAGTGAGTTCTAGTCACTTAACTATTCCAAGCTGGCATTGTTGCTAACTTGCAAAACTTTGTAATATTCTTATAAATAGTTTGAAAGCTGTAGAAtcctttttaagttttaattgtACTATTtttacaccaaaaaataaaaatctataaAGCAACCAAAACATACAGAAAatcatgtatatgtatatatgctatagcttctatatttttctctctttccctgAGAAAACATGAAAAAAGGACATAAACCACATTCTCTATGATATAGTGCAGTAGGCAATGCCTTATACATACAGTACAACTGAATTGAATATCAAGGTCTGTGTTATTTACtagccacaaaa
The sequence above is a segment of the Diospyros lotus cultivar Yz01 chromosome 7, ASM1463336v1, whole genome shotgun sequence genome. Coding sequences within it:
- the LOC127806248 gene encoding DNA-directed RNA polymerase 3B, chloroplastic, translating into MASIASLSPSPRAQLHTSWGSKSLKPKRKSLISGPNCQKLSQNLPIASSSSSSSTSSSSSSSSSFPHNLRLPSLNPLVSTHLHPLPDSTEEGLLENLEELTNLQPSPNGFHQIHPRESIRRVFIQDPPWITSLFVKNLYKRVKHGLNSEFREVDRRKYNLLRRRQIREETEAWEKMVEEYREFEKEMCEKKLAPNLPYVKKLFLGWFEPLTEAITKEQRTQRSKKQKAAFAPYIDSLPADKMAIIVMHKMMAMLMAGKEDSSVRVVEAAVQIGVAIEQEIRIHGFLEKTKMYRRKKIVAPTTERFSKDAEILRKRVKNLIKRKRLIEVQKLVQNEEIKPWGRDTQAKLGCRLIELLMETAYVQRPVDQSADCPPDIRPAFRHLFRITNDVGQKIVKRYGVIECDPLVLTGLDRTARHMIIPYVPMLVPPKKWKGYDKGGYLFLPSYLMRTHGSRRQQEAVKSATAKQMQKVYEALDTLGSTKWRINRRVLSVVESIWAGGGDIGGLVDREDVSIPERPHSDDFADIRKWKWSVRKAKKINQELHSQRCDTELKLSVARKMRDEEGFYYPHNLDFRGRAYPMHPHLNHLSSDLCRGVLEFAEGQPLGKSGLRWLKIHLANLYAGGVEKLSYDGRLAFVENHLDDVLDSADNPLNGNQWWLTAEDPFQCLAACINLSEALKSSSPYTVISHLPIHQDGSCNGLQHYAALGRDAMEAAAVNLVAGEKPADVYSEIAARVHDIMERDSNKDPATNPSALLAKLLIGQVDRKLVKQTVMTSVYGVTYIGAREQIRRRLQEKGQITDDSMLFKASCYAAKVTMAALGELFEAARSIMGWLGDCAKVIASENQPVRWTTTLGLPVVQPYFKAERHVIRTSLQVLALQREGNLVEVRKQRTAFPPNFVHSLDGTHMMMTAIGCRDAGLRFAGVHDSFWTHACDVDRMNRILREKFVELYSYPVLENLLENFQQSYPELTFPPLPPRGDFDLQQVLQSPYFFN